A window of the Aquarana catesbeiana isolate 2022-GZ linkage group LG05, ASM4218655v1, whole genome shotgun sequence genome harbors these coding sequences:
- the IGFBP1 gene encoding insulin-like growth factor-binding protein 1 has product MAREVSPCTWLLKASLLFMAVVISVTEPLHCAQCTEEKLALCPQVPAECPELAREPGCGCCLTCALKRGEPCGVYTARCGKALSCHVKPGEPRPIQALTRGQGICMDADDLQKLRTSDATEIKDYSEHENTAPEGSDSTQDQLSPFLRLFPDGLDKFDAWNAIMYERMKAKKLFERRKSKDQPQGPCQKELYKAMDRLAKVQQRTGEDLYRFHIPNCNRNGFYHSKQCETALDGERGKCWCVYPLTGKKIPGSPENRGEINCQQYLNAQE; this is encoded by the exons ATGGCTAGAGAAGTCAGTCCTTGTACTTGGCTGTTAAAAGCCTCTCTGCTTTTTATGGCAGTAGTAATTTCAGTGACCGAACCACTGCATTGTGCCCAGTGCACTGAAGAGAAATTAGCTCTTTGCCCACAAGTACCTGCTGAGTGCCCAGAACTGGCACGAGAACCAGGCTGTGGATGCTGTTTGACTTGCGCACTAAAACGCGGGGAACCTTGTGGGGTGTACACAGCTAGGTGTGGAAAAGCACTTAGTTGCCATGTAAAGCCTGGAGAGCCCAGACCCATTCAAGCACTTACAAGAGGACAAGGAATCTGCATGGATGCAGACGACTTACAGAAGCTGAGAACTAGTGATGCTACAG AAATAAAAGACTACTCGGAACATGAAAATACTGCTCCAGAAGGAAGTGATTCTACACAGGATCAGCTCTCACCATTCCTCCGATTGTTTCCTGATGGTTTGGATAAATTTGATGCCTGGAATGCAATTATGTATGAACGCATGAAGGCAAAAAAGCTCTTTGAGAGAAGAAAATCAAAGGATCAACCACAG GGGCCATGCCAGAAAGAACTTTACAAAGCAATGGACAGACTGGCAAAAGTTCAACAAAGAACTGGGGAAGACTTGTATAGGTTTCATATTCCCAACTGTAACAGGAATGGGTTTTACCACAGCAAACAG TGTGAGACTGCTTTAGATGGAGAACGAGGAAAATGCTGGTGTGTTTATCCATTGACCGGAAAGAAGATTCCAGGTTCTCCTGAAAACAGAGGAGAGATTAACTGCCAACAGTATCTTAATGCACAAGAATAG